In one window of Gossypium arboreum isolate Shixiya-1 chromosome 4, ASM2569848v2, whole genome shotgun sequence DNA:
- the LOC108460137 gene encoding cyclin-dependent kinase G-2-like yields the protein MAAGRNGGYHGNGFRNRDSEFEVTRREIANSKDYEPSRNDSRNNERRDRVRVRQKDVKEREVVNGGSLSSSSRDSGGSSGGGGGSRGPKRCEFSRRVVDKEPGELSSESGSEDAIESELTIKNSEIAKAMDNGAQSPVGKKRKFSPIVWDIDDKVLSNSSKSRISPAVTAAPPPPAVPKVYHSSPNNVSGGTVQTSPVRERKKQKLQPPSPVAATEIAGYSTLESRIDLDFSPPKEQVNNQDAGQLDDEDYVPTRHISSSRWASGDSSPGDEGEILEDEEMPKMRKKLSLLESAHKRFQNKSTTPELGELNREGSEGVRAKSSESDERAARSRSGSGNDSEKDDYMEIDVEHDRNDSSVSESDRDAENESDSPVTPEPPAPPLRSVNMLQGCRSVDEFERLNKIDEGTYGVVYRARDKKTGEIVALKKVKMEKEREGFPLTSLREINILLSFHHPSVVDVKEVVVGSNLDSIFMVMEYMEHDLKALMETMRQPFSQSEVKCLMLQLLEGVKYLHDNWVLHRDLKTSNLLLNNQGELKICDFGLARQYGSPLKPYTHLVVTLWYRAPELLLGARQYSTAIDMWSLGCIMAELLSKEPLFNGKTEFDQLDKIFRTLGTPNETIWPGFSKLPGVKVNFVKHQYNLLRKKFPATSFTGTPVLSDAGFDLLNKLLTYDPEKRITAEAALNHEWFREVPLPKTKAFMPTFPAQHAQDRRMRRILKSPDPLQEQRRKELQQGELGTGGLFG from the exons aTGGCTGCTGGGAGAAATGGGGGTTATCATGGTAATGGGTTTAGGAATAGAGATTCTGAATTTGAGGTGACGAGGCGGGAAATTGCTAATTCTAAGGATTATGAGCCTTCTAGGAATGATAGCCGTAATAATGAAAGGCGAGATAGAGTTAGGGTTAGGCAAAAGGATGTTAAGGAGAGGGAAGTGGTAAATGGTGGTTCTCTGTCCTCTTCGAGTAGGGATTCAGGTGGCAGTAGTGGTGGTGGAGGAGGTAGTCGGGGACCCAAGCGATGTGAGTTCTCTCGTAGGGTGGTAGATAAGGAGCCTGGTGAGTTGTCTAGTGAAAGTGGATCGGAGGATGCCATAGAGTCTGAGTTGACTATTAAAAATAGTGAGATTGCGAAAGCAATGGATAATGGGGCTCAATCTCCTGTGGGAAAGAAAAGGAAGTTTTCGCCTATAGTATGGGATATAGATGACAAGGTATTAAGTAATTCATCGAAAAGTAGGATTTCACCAGCAGTTACAGCTGCTCCTCCTCCACCAGCAGTGCCTAAAGTTTATCACAGTTCACCTAACAATGTCTCTGGTGGTACTGTACAGACATCTCCTGTTAGAGAAAGAAAAAAGCAGAAATTACAACCTCCTTCACCAGTTGCTGCTACTGAAATTGCTGGATACTCCACTTTGGAATCTCGAATCGATTTGGATTTTTCCCCACCTAAAGAGCAGGTTAACAATCAGGATGCGGGGCAGCTTGACGATGAAGATTATGTACCAACCAGACATATATCTTCCTCAAGATGGGCGTCTGGTGATAGTTCTCCTGGTGATGAGGGTGAAATTTTAGAAGATGAGGAAATGCCTAAAATGAGGAAAAAGTTATCTCTTCTGGAATCAGCCCATAAAAGATTTCAGAATAAGTCGACAACTCCAGAGCTTGGGGAGCTTAACAGGGAAGGCTCTGAGGGAGTTAGAGCTAAATCATCTGAATCTGATGAACGAGCTGCTCGTTCCAGGTCTGGAAGTGGGAATGATTCAGAGAAGGATGACTACATGGAGATTGATGTTGAACATGATAGAAATGACAGCAGTGTAAGCGAGTCTGATAGAGATGCTGAGAATGAAAGTGACTCACCGGTTACGCCAGAACCTCCAGCTCCTCCTTTAAGAAGTGTGAACATGCTTCAGGGATGTAGAAGTGTAGATGAATTTGAGAGATTAAATAAGATAGATGAAGGTACTTATGGTGTTGTTTATAGAGCTAGGGACAAGAAGACAGGGGAAATTGTGGCATTGAAGAAGGTAAAGATGGAGAAAGAAAGAGAAGGTTTTCCTCTGACCTCTTTGAGGGAAATAAACATTCTTCTCTCATTTCATCACCCATCGGTTGTAGATGTTAAAGAAGTAGTTGTAGGGAGTAACCTTGATAGTATCTTTATGGTTATGGAATACATGGAACATGATCTGAAAGCGCTGATGGAGACAATGAGACAACCATTCAGCCAAAGTGAGGTTAAATGCTTGATGCTTCAGCTACTGGAGGGTGTCAAGTATCTTCATGACAATTGGGTTCTGCATCGAGATTTGAAGACATCTAATCTGCTTTTAAATAACCAAGGTGAATTGAAGATTTGTGATTTTGGGTTGGCTCGTCAGTATGGAAGCCCATTAAAACCATATACACATTTGGTTGTTACTCTTTGGTACAG GGCTCCAGAACTTCTTTTGGGAGCAAGACAATATTCCACTGCAATTGACATGTGGTCTTTGGGTTGTATAATGGCTGAACTACTTTCGAAAGAACCACTTTTCAACGGGAAAACTGAATTTGATCAACTTGACAAG ATTTTCAGAACACTGGGCACACCAAATGAGACAATATGGCCTGGTTTTTCGAAGTTGCCTGGAGTCAAGGTCAATTTTGTCAAGCATCA GTATAATCTATTGCGCAAAAAATTTCCAGCCACGTCGTTCACTGGCACACCTGTTCTCTCTGACGCAGGATTTGACTTACTGAATAAACTCCTTACTTATGATCCTGAGAAG CGTATAACTGCTGAAGCTGCTCTTAACCATGAGTGGTTTCGTGAAGTTCCTCTTCCCAAGACCAAAGCTTTCATGCCCACTTTCCCTGCCCAACATGCTCAAGACAG GCGAATGAGAAGAATACTGAAGAGCCCAGATCCTTTGCAAGAGCAACGTAGAAAGGAGTTGCAACAAGGGGAACTAGGGACTGGTGGTCTATTTGGCTAA